Genomic window (Streptococcus porcinus):
AAACATTGTATAAACCAGTATTTACCTTGTCAAATTCATCAATTAAGACAATGTTTGTTTCTCTTGACAATAAATCTTTTGCCAACGAACTTTTACTATGAGTATCTCCGAATATATATTTATATGCTTCTTCAGTTTGCATCATCGAAAATTGTATTCGTGTCAATCTTCCGCTAAAATATTCACTAATAGTTTTAGCTAACTCCGTTTTGCCAACACCTGAATTTCCGTAAAATAACATGATAAGTGGAGATTTATCAGTAAGGGTGGTTTTCTTTAATAAACCAATTGAAACATCTTTTTTAGCTTGCTGCTGACCTACAACATTGGAAGACAACATATGATTATAAAAATCAACAACTTCTTCTTTATCAATCCTCTTATACTGCGAGCAAATTTCTTCTACGACATCTTCAAACTGAACTCTCAATGAGGTTTCAATTCTTTTAGGTGGGTTTTGAATATAAAGATTTTGAATATCATGTCCTAAAAGAACAATATTATTAAAATTTGATATTACATGGTCAGTTACTGAAGCATAATCATCAGCATATATAACAACATTTTCAATTTGTTCCTTGCCAAAGCCATCTGCAATATATTGTGATGCATTTACATCATTCGCTCTCACAGTAATATTGTATTGACGAATAAGTTCCATGAATGGAGTATAATCTTCAACATCTCTCGATTTTAATAATTCATTAAAATCTCTCTTAGAACCTTTAAAAAGTATAATACTATCCATTTAATTCACCCCTGCAAGTATAACATCATAGACTGGATATTTCATATCTGGGTATGTCATTGCATCTTCTGAAATCCCAGAAAAGGATAAATGAGTACGTCGCAAATTAAACTGTGATTCAAAATCTAAATCATTAATAGTTGTTTCTCCGACTTTTATCGAATAAAGTTTGAGGGTCATTTTTGTTAAATCGTGAATTCGATAATTATTTTTGAAAGAATTGATATTAAAGCGGAA
Coding sequences:
- a CDS encoding AAA family ATPase; the protein is MDSIILFKGSKRDFNELLKSRDVEDYTPFMELIRQYNITVRANDVNASQYIADGFGKEQIENVVIYADDYASVTDHVISNFNNIVLLGHDIQNLYIQNPPKRIETSLRVQFEDVVEEICSQYKRIDKEEVVDFYNHMLSSNVVGQQQAKKDVSIGLLKKTTLTDKSPLIMLFYGNSGVGKTELAKTISEYFSGRLTRIQFSMMQTEEAYKYIFGDTHSKSSLAKDLLSRETNIVLIDEFDKVNTGLYNVFYQMFDEGELEDINYSVDVSNCIFVLTTNFCNDKEIAEKLGLPIFSRIDLKIKFQNLTESELLQVIDNIFENVTSRLSEEDKNIIENCGLRETYRKHVNSFENIRMLRSFIEKDIFQIIFEELVNHNNSLA